A genomic window from Sphingobacterium spiritivorum includes:
- a CDS encoding chorismate mutase, which translates to MIRPLEYCENLAHVRSSIDTIDYRILELIALRKDYVAKAAEFKNSTEEVIAEERVNQMLKDRLELAKGFGLKASFVEGIFSDIVNYFINEELNKFNEQQSISNR; encoded by the coding sequence ATGATCAGGCCTTTAGAATACTGTGAAAATCTTGCTCATGTACGCTCATCTATCGATACGATTGATTATCGCATCCTGGAACTGATCGCTCTCCGCAAGGATTATGTAGCAAAAGCAGCTGAATTTAAAAACAGCACCGAAGAAGTAATCGCTGAAGAGCGTGTCAACCAAATGCTAAAGGACCGTCTGGAACTGGCTAAAGGTTTTGGACTGAAAGCGTCCTTTGTGGAAGGCATTTTTAGTGATATTGTAAATTATTTTATAAACGAAGAATTAAATAAATTCAATGAGCAGCAAAGTATTAGTAATCGATAA
- a CDS encoding anthranilate synthase component II — protein sequence MSSKVLVIDNYDSFTYNLVHLLQECGQEYEVWRNDKFKIEDVAAFDKILLSPGPGIPEEAGLLLDVIRTYAEHKSILGICLGQQAIAEVFGGKLFNMTKPLHGVATDIIVTDPEESLFRDFPNGSKIGRYHSWAVEKESLPESLHITALDENGTIMALSHKTLDVKGMQFHPESVLTENGKILIENWLKY from the coding sequence ATGAGCAGCAAAGTATTAGTAATCGATAATTACGACTCATTTACCTATAATCTGGTGCATCTTTTACAAGAATGCGGACAAGAATATGAAGTGTGGAGAAACGACAAATTCAAGATTGAGGATGTAGCAGCATTTGATAAGATCTTATTATCACCGGGACCGGGTATCCCTGAAGAAGCGGGCTTATTGCTGGATGTCATCCGTACATATGCAGAACATAAAAGTATACTGGGTATCTGTCTGGGCCAGCAGGCCATTGCAGAGGTCTTTGGTGGCAAATTGTTTAATATGACAAAACCTCTGCACGGAGTTGCCACAGATATTATTGTAACGGATCCTGAAGAATCATTATTCAGGGATTTTCCGAACGGATCAAAGATCGGTCGTTATCATTCATGGGCAGTAGAGAAAGAATCACTGCCGGAAAGTCTGCATATTACGGCATTAGATGAAAACGGAACTATTATGGCTCTTTCGCATAAGACACTGGATGTAAAAGGCATGCAGTTTCATCCGGAATCTGTCCTGACAGAAAATGGTAAAATATTAATCGAAAACTGGTTAAAGTATTAA
- the trpC gene encoding indole-3-glycerol phosphate synthase TrpC: protein MTILDKIVERKKTEVAEAKTKVPLEKLENYPLFRRSCYVLRDSILHPERTGIIAEYKRASPSKGLINGVSSVTEVVSGYQAAGASAISVLTDTDFFKGTLDDLTEARKALTIPLLRKEFIVDKYQIAEAKAYGADIILLIAACLTTEEIQDFSTYAKQLGLNVLLEVHDEEELNRSIFDTIDAIGVNNRNLKDFSVSLDHSYDLVNKIPSQYIKVSESGISDPETIKNLKKAGFQAFLIGENFMKTENPSVAISNFVKEL from the coding sequence ATGACTATATTAGATAAAATCGTTGAGCGTAAAAAAACGGAAGTAGCAGAGGCTAAAACCAAAGTTCCGCTGGAAAAGCTTGAAAATTATCCGCTCTTCAGACGTAGCTGCTATGTACTCAGAGACAGCATCCTGCATCCGGAACGAACAGGTATCATAGCTGAATATAAAAGAGCTTCTCCTTCCAAAGGTCTTATCAATGGGGTGTCATCTGTGACAGAGGTCGTCAGCGGTTATCAGGCTGCAGGAGCTTCCGCCATATCTGTACTGACAGACACTGATTTCTTTAAGGGGACACTTGATGATCTGACAGAAGCACGGAAGGCTTTGACCATTCCATTGTTACGAAAAGAATTTATTGTAGACAAGTATCAGATCGCTGAAGCTAAGGCATATGGAGCTGATATTATTCTGTTGATCGCCGCCTGCCTGACAACAGAGGAGATCCAGGATTTCTCCACCTATGCCAAGCAACTGGGGTTAAATGTATTACTGGAAGTACACGACGAAGAGGAATTGAACCGTAGTATCTTCGATACGATAGATGCTATAGGCGTAAACAACCGTAATCTGAAAGATTTTTCGGTCTCTCTGGATCATTCCTATGATCTTGTCAATAAGATTCCTTCGCAGTACATTAAGGTTTCGGAAAGCGGAATATCCGATCCTGAAACCATAAAAAATCTTAAAAAAGCTGGTTTTCAAGCTTTTCTGATTGGGGAGAATTTTATGAAAACTGAAAATCCCTCAGTAGCGATTTCAAATTTTGTCAAAGAATTATAA
- a CDS encoding sigma-70 family RNA polymerase sigma factor, whose amino-acid sequence MKTIQDEEIAKEIVQEVFKSLWERKDKLELKEVERYLIRSVKLKAFEYIRNKVTRQQHHEVILNAYKEEYHENSVEVQELSSKINNLIGSLPNQCKNVFKMSRHEGLTNKEIASRLYISERAVEYHISRALSTLKTHLSDYIK is encoded by the coding sequence GTGAAAACCATCCAGGACGAAGAGATTGCGAAAGAGATCGTACAGGAAGTATTCAAATCGCTTTGGGAACGTAAGGATAAACTGGAACTTAAGGAAGTGGAGCGTTATCTGATACGATCTGTAAAGTTAAAAGCATTTGAATATATACGCAATAAAGTGACACGCCAGCAACACCATGAGGTGATTCTGAATGCTTACAAAGAGGAGTACCATGAAAATTCTGTAGAAGTACAGGAGCTGTCAAGTAAGATCAACAACCTGATCGGATCTCTTCCAAATCAATGCAAGAATGTATTCAAGATGAGCCGGCACGAAGGCCTGACAAACAAGGAGATTGCGTCCCGGCTTTATATCTCGGAAAGAGCAGTAGAATATCATATCAGCAGGGCACTCTCTACATTAAAAACTCATTTGTCGGATTAC